ATCGCCTTCGGGAGTTTCCTGTCGGATACGGGGCGCGAGGCGGAGGCGCGGGTGCAGCTTGGGAAGGCCCTCGAACTCGATCCGAACAATGCGGTCATCCACAACAACCTGGCGGGGATCTACGGACACCGGGGTCCGGTGACCAATGCATTCGTGCATTACGAGAGGGCCATCGCGCTCGAACCGGACGAGTCGCTGTACTACCACAACTTTGCCACCACCGTGTTTCTGTTCCGCAAGGACGTAAGGGAACACTACGGCATCGAGGACGAGCAGCGGGTCTTCGACAAGGCACTGGGTCTCTACCGGAAGGCTCTCGAACTGGACCGCAACAATTTCATCCTGGCGAGCGACCTGGCGCAGACGTTTTACGGGATCCGGCCGCCGCGGCACGACGAGGCGCTCGCGGCGTGGCGTCATGCCTACGGGCTGGCGGGCGACGATCTCGAACGGGAGGGGATCCTGGTGCACCTGGCGCGCATCCAGGTGCAGGCGGGCCGGTTCGATGAGGCGCGGTCCAACCTGACGCGCGTCACGAATCCGAACTACGGGGTGGTGAAGGAGCGCGTGTTGCGGACGCTCGCCACGCGGGAAGAGGCGGCTGGAAAGGAATGAAGCCTTCGTGGTCGGAACTGCTGGCCGCGGCGCGGGAGGAGGTCGAATCGACGCTTTCGCTGCTGCCGGAGCCGTTGCGGGAGGCGGCACGGGCGCTGCCGGTATCGTATCAGCGGCGGCCTTCGGCGGAGATGGTGGCGGACGGGCTGGACGACGATCTGCTGGGGCTGTTTGTGGGGGATTCGCACGCCGAGGGCGGGGCGGGATCGGCGTTGCCCTCGCAGATCCTGCTGTTTCTGGAAAACCTCTGGGAGTTTGCGGAGGGCGACTGGGGGATCTTCGAGGAGGAGGTGCAGACCACCTACCTGCACGAACTCGGTCATTACCTTGGGCTCGACGAACTGGACCTGGAGGAGCGGGGCCTCGAGTGAAGGGGGATCGGGGGGTCAGAGCGACCAGCCCCGGCGGTAGTCGCGATGGAGGAGGGCGTTGGCCTCTGGAGAGTTGAGGATTCGCCCGCTCAGGGTGTCGTAGTCGATGGGGCCTTCGACCTGCGTGGCCAGGTTGGCAAGCTGCGCGAGTTCTGTGAGCGGCCCGCCGACCTCGAATCCCGAGAAGGTGCTGCCGCGGCCCTGGCACGCCTCGAGCCATTCCCATGTGTGATGGCGCACCCGCGGCAGGGATTCCGGGGGACCGCCCTCGAACTGTTCGAACCGTTTTTCCGGCAGCAGCACGTAGTTGGCATTCCAGGGGTTGTCCGAATAGAGGGAGCCTTTGGAGCCGACCAGGAGGTCCCCCCATCCCCCGCGCGGATAGCCGAGCAGCAGGGCTTCGGGGGGTTTTTCCCTGGCATACCATGTCGCCTTCACCGGCGGCAGGTCGCCGCGTGCGGGGAGGTTCATGACCACCTTGAGCGAGGTCGGGTAGCCTTCCGGGTCCCGCTCGGAAGGCCAGGCTTCCATGCGGACCACCACCCGGTCCGCGCCGGGATGCCGGCTGCGGTCCCAAAGCTGTTCCAGGCGCAGGGCCCGGAACAGGATATTGGCGGTGTGACAGGCGAAATCGCCGACGATTCC
This genomic interval from Verrucomicrobiia bacterium contains the following:
- a CDS encoding metallopeptidase family protein, coding for MKPSWSELLAAAREEVESTLSLLPEPLREAARALPVSYQRRPSAEMVADGLDDDLLGLFVGDSHAEGGAGSALPSQILLFLENLWEFAEGDWGIFEEEVQTTYLHELGHYLGLDELDLEERGLE